The sequence below is a genomic window from Bactrocera neohumeralis isolate Rockhampton chromosome 4, APGP_CSIRO_Bneo_wtdbg2-racon-allhic-juicebox.fasta_v2, whole genome shotgun sequence.
gcaaacgaaaccattggtttccggaaaAGGCAATAGAACAGCTGATAtgatgaggagtgccgtatcacagtggagagaaaacagactgcctatctcgcaacgttaTAATCGACCagaacacgtgcgggatggaatagataaataccgagagttgaagagggaagcgaaacgcatttgcagacagataAAGAAAAAGACCGAAATgggtgagtatgaagagctttacaagctggccgacaggggtaatgctcaaaaattctacgaaaaaatgcgacgactaacagaaggtttcaagaccggaccAAACTTTTGTAGAATatccagaggtgatctagtgctaaaattatggagggaaaacTTCTCCAGCATACTGAATGGCAATGAAGAGCTGgcgatggtgaacccgattccccaatcgatgccgacggagcagacgttccattgcccaaccatgaaggcgttcgaatagcaataacccgtctgaagaacaacaaagcgtgGTAGTTATTCCTGAAAACAACCCTCAGAGTAAGTTGAATAGcacaaaaagtaattaatgaATTGAGAGCTGTCATCTGGAAGATGGGTCATTGCAGTCATGATCAGGCAATATTGAAAATActgaaatgttttaaataatttcaattctcCGATAAGCGTACAACATTTAAGGTCCCATTTCTAGCGATATTACCAAGACACACTTCACAAGTACGAGGAAAACTGAAGAGAACTGATACGCTGTAGGCGTATCCAAATATCTTGAAAGATACCCACACTGGATAGTTCGTTACTTAAAGAAGGTTACATCACAAAGAGAAGGGCGAATAATGCCTCTCACTCTTTCCAAATAAaactttagcaaaaaaaaaaactttcaatatttctttttgattgACGCCTAGCACAGCACAAGCGACTGTTGCTTAGTACACTGAACAGCTGTTAGATAATTTGACTAATTAACAAATCTCTAAACCAAACCAAATGCAACAAAGTTCTCTTCTGCACGGTCTTTCTAGCACAGATAACGGTTGCTCTTCTTCTCTCTTAATGAAATTAACTCAATTAGCAGGCGCTTGGGGATAAGATGAGCTATCACATATGTATCCTTGCAAGAAGGAAGTCTCACAACCACAACCAAACTCCTACTATTTTCTCATTAATATCTTAATCTATTTAACAAACTCATAccattttgtgattttgtaatttctttctcaatttttacatttttattgaccTTCGAAGACATTTGCCCTCATTATTGAGCAgcgaaacaatattttcttcgtgttttcttggaaattttttgattaGGGTGTGAGAGTTAAGCGCACTAGTCATGtaattgtatttacatacatacctataacatatgtgtataatatgtacatgtgtttgcttttatttttgtttatcatAATTTGTTAATTTGAGCAATTGCCTTCCACTGACaatgaattttatttgcatGTCACACGAAATCTAATCAATTTATCAAATCGTTTAACAAATGTTATGCGCCCTAAGTGACTTATAACAATGTAAcggtaaatgaaaaaaataacaacaaagagaAACAATTAAATTGCGGAATCAAGTGATGCCATGAACAGCAAAAGCATTGAAATGCAAAAAGGAAGTGCAAATTCCATAAAAAGCGGCATCAGTTAAAAGACAGCATAggcacacacacctacacacatacatgtattaaTGAGTGTAGAAGCAGTGAATAGTCGAGTGAAGCAAGCAGTTGAATGAAATTGGCAACAAAACCCAAAGAAATGAGAATTTTATGCGCAAAACTACGcaaatgcacaacaacaaaacgcaaacgcaatacaaaatacatacttatacttatatacacaatATAACAGTATCATTAGCGTTTGCTTGGCGCGCTTCGCAAGCCTTTGGCATAGAGATGAGTTATtattgtacaacaacaatatgaatGCGCAAACAATGACGACAATCAATAACGTGTGTAGTTGTAGCGATCCAagacacaataacaaaaacaacaaaaactgttgtTGCATGTGCAAAAATGTTTATGCATTCCTTGTTTGACAACAAAATGTTGtggatttacatacataacCACTTCCATTGTGTGCGTATGCGTACGTGTGTGAATGTATGAAGGCTGCAGGTGTGGTAATAGACACATCAATATTTCTATTTGTAACtcttaactttttatttatttaattatatttttggctgTCAAAAAACTTTAGAAGGTAAGTTATGTGCTGATGGGGTGTCTATAACATTTCGAAATGTTTATGGTTGAAGGCATTAATTTGGCGGcgtatttagaaaataaaaatttttcaacaaaattgtgaaactttaaataataatattgggAAGAAACAAAGCTTAGAAGCTTATTAATGgaaaattaagaataaattaaaaataaagttaaaacttaaattatgtaaaaaaaaataattaaagttcaattcaagttataaaaatatatttacgtatgaagttaaaattaaaattgaattaaattgaaaatttaaaaaaaattaaattgaaataaaaattaaaattaagattaaaattaaagttaaaactaaaattgaaattaatattgataataaaattaaaatttaaattaaggataaaattaattttaaattataaattaaattaaaattaataaataaaattaaattataattaaaattaataataaaattaaagttaaaactaaaattcaaatttgaaatttaaattgtgtaaataaaaaaatttaatttaatttaggtGGTAATTAAACTTAagtatgaaattgaaatgagaatttaattcaaattgaaattacggttagaactaaaatttaaacttaaattaacaactttaaaactaatttcaaagaaaaataaaaaaaaaattaaataagaattcaaattaacatcaaaattattagtaaaactaaagcttaaattaaaattaaaattaagattatgaaaagaaaaatattgaaattaaaattataaagaattttagtacaaatttaagttatataaattaaattaaaatttcaattaaaattaaaatcaaattcaactaaagtttaaaattaagaatgaaattaaaattgaaatttaaaattaaattaaattaaattcaaattataattaaaattaagaaaaataatgaaaaaataattaaaataattattgaaattaaagttaaaattgaaACATGCTTTAGGTCCgtcacccggttgcaatgcaactccgaATTCAACTGACAAATTTTCAGTTCTTTCCGCATTCGGGTTTTAACCaaaaccaccacgatactccccgagggacCAGTCCGCATGAACGGGTTGAAGCGAAATCCAAGGGCTCCtactccccgtggtaccagaattaagtcttcAGTCAGACGCCGTACCCGAAACTCTACCAATTGAGCTTTCATACTGCTCTGGACCAGGGGTTTGACCCCATACGCATATCTCACATACATACCATTCACTAATGATGCTAACCCTAATACTCAGTTAATCGTGTTCGTTGCCTAAACAATTCACACGCAAATGAGGACCCCAACAGTTCGGCATACATTGACCCGCGCCCCACACATACACCACGATCTATCATATAGGTGCCTCTGatgaaaaaatgcatacagAGGCTCATCCCAGTAAGCAGAAAATCCAGACTCAGATCACAAACCGCGGATGTAACATCTAAATGTCCATGGTCCTGTTCAGATtcccataccacccagatccctaatgtccgagtacattgACCCGCGCCCCACATATACACCACGATCTATCATATAGGTGCCTCTGatgaaaaaatgcatacagAGGCTCATCCCGAGTAAGCAGAAAATCCAGACTCAGAGAAAACCTGAAGTCAACAAACCTAACATGTCGGATGTACTCGTAAGCCACCCGGCCGTTTGGGACTATAGTCGCAACGGTCTTTCCGTTTACACCTGACCCTGTCATCTAGTAGTCTCTAGGGATCTAAGGACCTTCCCTCTCCCCGTCATCGTCAAAAATCCAATCATTCCGCAacaggtcaagagggggtgccACCCATTCATTAAATAAATGCCTCGCCTCGACTGTAGCTTTGATATCCAGACGTTTGCCGTACGACGGCCTTAGTAAGGCcatttcgaagaattttttCTATGGCAGAAATAAATTTCGTCACgcattttaataaacaaaatatagacAGTCAAATAACTAAGCATCATTAAActtcattcatacaaaattgcCATCCACCTTTTTCCACTGCACATTCAATTGTTGACTTAAGTACCGCTATTTTGCGTTTACAGCTCAACTGTACTTGAGCGTTGTAATTGTACTTAATGAAGTCTTTCAGCAATTAGCCGTTGCTTTTGTGACTGTTCGTCAGAGCGATAAAAGCGACAGTTCACCGCCCTGCGACATTAACGCCTCTGACCTTGACCACAATCGGCCAAACGAGACCGATGATGATGACGATACCAAACTGTTGTCAATGAGATGCGCATTTGAAACGAAATCAGGTTTCTTTGAGAAAAATTAGATGAAATTTACGTTTGTAATGTGATTTTCGACTGTTGAATAGTTTGGTGATGGATTTGTGACAGTGAGTTTGTAGTTTAACGGAGGTCGCTGTGAAaacttctatatatgtatatatacatacatacatatatatatatgtaatatgccAGTGTGCATGTCTGTAAGCATGTGTTGGTGTGGAGTATGAGTTATAtagctttcaaaatatttttattattcaggGTTTGAGTATATCAAGGTtcattatttcgaaaattttcatataccggagtttaaaatatatttttttaagaaactttgaataaaagtaatgaaaatttaattactttttaaatcaAGAAATGTCCAAAAAtgaacattaaattatatttaataaaatttaaatattttttaatcaaaaaatgtcgaaaatgcAATATTCCACGCCAAAATTACTTTCCGACCTTAGCTCTCGACAGACATTCGTTACAaaagttttaatgaaaattacttTGCGTTAGcatatttctttataattacattaaacttattaaattgcttgtttttgttatttttgctaaaTAAAATGCTTTTCCATCAACTCATCACTTCATTTTAATCAGTGTCTTTAAATTATCTCGAACCACCGGCTGGGTTCAGTAGACGGCCTTGCGTTTACAACTGTCCGtttctcattaaaaaatattcctatCTAGCCATTTTGCCAATTTATAAACTGCTTTTGGCGATAGCCGCCCGAACAGGTTGAGGTTATGAATATACTAAAGGAAAACTGAAACAAGTTCGCTTCTTAAGTCTTTTATTTATCGCCCTTTGTAGCCCTTTATATGTAGTACTTTATTGCGAGTTTCATACATGTCTATATAACAGCACTTGTGGTTTTACAAACTTTCCATGCTTTTAAGCAACTTCAAGTTATTTTCCGTAAAGTTGGCAGTGAAGCATATGCAGGGTTTGTGCAAAATTGTTtgcgaaaattgaaaaataaaacaaaattggtgcgaaatttccagaattttcaaacaaaaaaaaattggtctTCAAGCGTGTTTTAGTAACAATTTTAGCACATTTTTAGTACTTCTTTGCCCACATCGCCAACTTATAATTGGCCACTTGCAGCGGCGCAGTGAATGTCACAAGGCACTTTGCCTGCGATTTCTCGCTTTCGGCAACATTGCAAGCAGAAGTTAAGCGCGCTGGTACTTCCAGTTACAAGAGTGCCAATTTCGCAGTTGACCAACGTCATTTAATAGCTATCAGCGCGCTCTCGCTTAGTGGGTCACACATGCAATGCGGTatcgatttggaaaatttaaatctgGTTTACAAagtgttttccattttttcggtttcggtttcGGTTTCGGTTTTTGCGTGTTTCACTTTTGGGCTTTGGTCAGTCACATGCACCAATGTAATGCTGGTAATTAAGTAATTGCATTGAATTCGCTGGAACTTGTGTGCAGGCAAACTTGACAGCAGCGAaaatgcgtgtgcgtgtgtgtataaTACATTTACAcctacttatatatacatatatacaaaaataaaaaatcttattgTATTTGGAAAACAACAATTGCATTAGTGTTGTATTGCAATTGTGTGTAGTAACCCAGTTGCAGTTGTAATTGTAGTTTTGACGCTACAACGTGACTAAGcctaatttgttaaataaaccgcttactttttacaaaaaaaaataatatttgcttgAAATGCGAAAATAGTCACACAAActcacattttcaaaaaaaaagagttgtttcgaaagagaaaaatattttttttatacattcatcttctttgttttaaaaatagttgaaaatataaaaaacaaactttttcctttcattatttcatttttttatatatgtagtatgtaatatatgtatttattttcaaaccatttaaaaatattaaaatgcattgtaaaaaattatttcgctcatttgcaaaaaaaaatattgttgagaTAAAtaactttactttattttagtaagctaaatttaaataatttatttttaattcattcaatttcatcttattttaattaaaaaaaatttatatacagatataattaaattaaattaaatagaacaaaatacaataaataaactaaattaaattaaattaaaaaaaattgaaaataaagtcatcattcattttttaatttattctatttattttattttgttctatttaatgaaaataatgtcataatttttttattttatttaatttttttttaatttaatttaattatttcataattatttaatttaagttaatttttttaattgaaattaatttatttaattattttctttaaataattttaattcttatgataattggttgtcaaaaaattcaattaaatctaattttgaataatttggcataattttgtttatttatttttcttatattttttttgttttgatttttgaattttgtttttacttttttgcactacaattcattttttaattcaattttactttattttcattaaattacatattttttttataaaaaagtgtaatcaaatatgttgaattcattaaaaattagcaACGAAAcaacttaattgaatttaattttaaaccattaatttgttgttaatcttcatatattttttattaaatttatttgttttttttttgcttttttttcaacttattttttttaatattgttttatattattttcgtataattaaattaatttttttatgagagTTGGTAGTCAAATAATCCCATTTAGcttaacaaaaattcaattacaatttttttatttcaaatttttggatataattttattaaaataaatatttttttactttaattaaatttatttgttcataaagtttcttttaattctgataaatttactttttattttacttaatttaatgtaatgtaatttgcatactttaatattattttctttcagtcttttatttatttttatgcgatttattttatttttctcttcgatttattttttatttgaattttaatttttttaaactaaattttattttaattttttcttttttctttaatattatttttattttaattaatttttttatcaaacaatttatttcaattttattttaaatatttaacttttttatttttatttctatttatttaatttattattatttttttattgcttttaactGTTTTGCTAGTGAATTATTgtcatttagtttaattttgagtctttattttaaatttgttgatctaaaataatttattttttatttttatatgctttagttttatttatttgtttttgtcctCATAATctacttcaataaatttttttttattattatttaattattaatatttttttgtttttctttgttctattaacataacttaatttgaatttatttattaatgttatttttgtttattttatttttatattacttatattaaatttattgccaatcaaataattttattttatttagtttttaatcatctgacattattttattcaacattatttaattatttttactttatttattacattttacttattttttctccacttaacttttttgtttaattaaatttaatttttcatttcagttaaatttaatttaattttaagttttttaatttttaattttattttaaataacatatttttttaaattaaatttaatttaagtttcctcaattttttattttattttaactaaatatttttttttatattataatttaattttttattttattttaactaaataattttttttattttaattaattttttttttaatttaagtgttcttagttttttattttattttaattaaattaattttcattatttaagaattaatttttttaatttcaataaaattgaatttaattttaagttttcttaatttttaatttattttaattcgattagttttttaattaaattaatttttacattaaaattagTAATCTTACAattcaaatcaatttttttatactttaatttttttattatatttatctatttttatttactttactttgaatatacatttgtaattttttaacttttttcatattttaatttttttatttaatttaattttacctaCATTTCTTAATTGtcattgaattaattaattttttttcaacttacaTTTCCTCCTACTTCACGCGGTTTTCCTTaaattatttgtgtatatttttttgtatttttccctCGCACCCGTTCCTCGTCGAACCAGTTTCTTCCTTTCTATTCGGTCGCGTGCTCTGATCTGGTCTGTCGTGCAGCCGCTGTTGTCGGAAGTTAACGTCCTGTTTTTCCTTAAATagcagttatatgtatattcagcaTGCGCAGCAATCAGCGCGATTCGCTTGCAACACAGCGCGACCAGAAGTTGCAACACAGCTTCACTTTTCGTTGAAGGCTTTCAAAACGGTCACTGACTACTTTATACATTTGTTTTAGCTTTATTTTGGCTCAAATATATGATTTCATACTTTTTTGGCGCTTCATatacatacgtgtgtgtgtgtgcgcgaaTATTTATGCATGCATGTACAGATCAAGgcgtttatttttttgattgcgACAACACACTTTCACCACTGGCGTtgcacaattaaaattttaaaacaggcgaaattattatttgaaaaaaaaaatttgcaacaattttaaaaaattttcacagagCTATAACggtaatttgaaattgaaattttattttatattttttaatgaaaaatatatatgtatgtatgtgtgtgtggaccACCTTGAGCACCAAACAGTTAAGCGCTTGCAGATTCATGcaactgcttgttgttgttgttaatttttttcttagtttccGCAAGTTTCTTACAATTTCTTTGCTCTGTTTGCTTGCTTTTTAACATGTAGCGAGTAACGCCACCGAAGAAAGGGAAACCCAACGGAACTGTTGTCACTTTTTCACGCTTCACTTGTTATCAACAGCAAACGCTTTGTAGCGCACAAAAACGCCAAATAATATAACAGTAATTTGTTATCGAAGCAAACAACGGCGGATCATTATTATTGAAAGAAGCGCTTGAAGACTTCTTTTcgctcgttttttttttttttgttttttgtcacaAAATCCTGCTTACGCTCGCGCAACACAACAACGTGCCGTCCGTGGTAAAACGTCGTAAACGCGCCAACAGTCGAAAACTAACTGAATGCGCATTGATAATGTCGACAAGGTTTTGGCCAAGTAACAGTAATAGCCAGCGTTGATCGGCAAAGCTCACTTTGGCCACAAGCGCGATTGAGGCAGCAGTCCAACTTACAACTTGTAATCAGTCACTTGAAGTCGAGCGAAGGCAATGAGCGCTGAATTTTTCgctacaaacacatacatacacacatacttgtattgCAACGAGCTGTTTTAAGCGCTTCTTTACATCATTCAATGGCTGGTTCAGAGCGGCGTCgcagcaaaaattttaagtcgCTCTTCGCTTAAGAGTACGAAATTAAAGAGCCCCACGCCTTCgctatttgaaattgaaaatggttttccaactcCGATTCGATTTTAAAGTTgccacaaaagacttaagcagcaAACTTGAGCTCATTGCAAAGATCTCCTTCACGAACTAGAGtgaagcacaattattatatcaaaagaaaaaaatattattaaattcaaatgttaTTTTCGAGAAATTGAGTAAAAGAAAATGCTTACGACTCTGGCTAAATGTCACTTTATTCGATAATCCCACATacatttatagtattttttgaTATTGATTGCCCTACCAATAAATTCAATTCTTGCTAGTTGCCGTTATGCAGACAAACCAATTTTATCAGAATATGGCTGTTGGTATTTACTAATAAGCGctcatttcttaatttttgtaatttcttacGCATGCTGTATTTATTGTttgcatattatatattttattatatatagaaTACAATAGGCGGTTATCAAGTGGTCAATTTCAACATAAGCAAATATGTTTTATGATTATAAATGTAGCTTTATAGTTTACCAGttacttatgtatttaaataattacataacTAAATCAGAATGTgtcacataaatttttaatattaattataataaattataaaactatGGTAGGACTTAGTTGTTGCGCCGTGATTGACGCAGATTTTTCTCAATTTCAAACTGTCGTAAATCGGTGCGTTGTAGAAAATCCTGGCGCTCCAAGTAGCTGAAAGTGCAcattatatgtaattataataacatttcttaaaaaaaatcaaaaagacaTACCCATCTTTGCCTTTGTTGAATGTTTGCAACTCTTCTTCAATACCTTCATTCTGTTTGAAGCTCTTCCAGTCTAATTGCGACTTCTCTAGTAcggatattttcttctttttaccgATCTGGTTGAGTATGGAACCTAAACCGCCAGCGCTGCTGCCACCAGCCATTGGTCTTTTTAAGCCTACTGGCAAACCGGCTCTCGATGCAGAGGTACCTGCTACAGGGCGTTTCACTGTCTCTTTGTTTTCTTTAACGCTGTCAGCGTTAACAACTTTTTCTACACACACTTCTTCTCCCGCAAAATCTAGAATTTCGGTCACAGTAACCTTATCCGGTTTTTTTGTTTCGGCTGGCTTTTCGTCAGAGGTAGATTTTTCTGCACTTTTAACTATGGGCTTTTTTGGACTATTAAGTCCATTAGTCACACTGGCTGTTGATGCACCATTTACGTTTGCTtgtgttttagtttttgtttttgattcgGCATTTTTCGGTTTTACATCGCTAAGGAAATCAGCCCAGAGTGCATCAGATCTAGATTTATCCTCTTCCTCCGATTCCAAAGTGTCCTTTTCTTTACCACTATGTAGTCGCTTTGCAGCATCTGTTTGTCGCGTGTTACGCTTGCGCTCTGAGTCGGCAGTTGTCGCACACTCATCATCCGTATCACTCGAATGTGCCTCGTCTTGGGCACGTGCACGTTTCCGACTTTTCACCTTTTTCGCTTGTTTCTTTGTGCTATCTGAATTTTTACgagttgatttttttattgtatttttggaGTTACTGCCCTCTTCATCACTACAACTAGAAATTTCACTAGAAGCCTCTTCTGAAACCTCAATGCCGGCTTCTTTTTCCGGACAGAAATCACTGTCACTTTCATCACTATCATGTAATTCCTAAGAGCAATCAcgtattcaattaaatatattctcAAATTCACAAAACTTAAATA
It includes:
- the LOC126756912 gene encoding craniofacial development protein 1, with amino-acid sequence MDPEVELHDSDESDSDFCPEKEAGIEVSEEASSEISSCSDEEGSNSKNTIKKSTRKNSDSTKKQAKKVKSRKRARAQDEAHSSDTDDECATTADSERKRNTRQTDAAKRLHSGKEKDTLESEEEDKSRSDALWADFLSDVKPKNAESKTKTKTQANVNGASTASVTNGLNSPKKPIVKSAEKSTSDEKPAETKKPDKVTVTEILDFAGEEVCVEKVVNADSVKENKETVKRPVAGTSASRAGLPVGLKRPMAGGSSAGGLGSILNQIGKKKKISVLEKSQLDWKSFKQNEGIEEELQTFNKGKDGYLERQDFLQRTDLRQFEIEKNLRQSRRNN